One part of the Lapillicoccus jejuensis genome encodes these proteins:
- a CDS encoding GH92 family glycosyl hydrolase, with protein sequence MSQRPARALRPALAVVGAVALAAVGGSASLAAAAPPGATSSATATPHLAGRYSDYVNPIIGTSGYVDTFPGPDVPFGMVQLGPDTSPDRPAGGGYEYTDKDLRGFSLSHVSGPGCGAGGDLPMLPVSGDVGSDPGSLVQPFSHTGEVAKAGFYQVTTGTGAAAVTSRMSTTTRAGISQFAFPSGADGHLVLKLTDSATPVDGTTGAVIGDREVIASVTTGHFCGQSPTVEDDYTIHVDLRFQQPFTASHVTGKSANGGPGTIVLDFPAGTTVTAKAGVSYTSDANAALNLATEIPGWNLAAVREAARSAWDAQLGKIEVGGGTKDQQVQFYTALYHALLHPNTFSDVNGQYPGFDGTVHTTDPGHVEYATFSGWDTYRSQAQLEAVVAPQQMSDTVRSMLHQYEQMGQLPKWAFNNGESYVMVGDPADGIIADAYAFGARDFDVQEALAAMVTEATQKNDVRPGQQVRDVKGYLPDDGSYGCCNFYGSASTLLEYDSADYAIASLARSLGNDSVYQRFATRSQDWQNIFNPATGYVQAKLADGTWAPGFTPGTSTGMVEGSASQYTPMVPHNLAALIAGKGGPVKYESFLDSLFTSIDHPGPLNADLSNEPSIEIPWEYDYVGAPWKTQQVVREAQQKLYFNAPVGSFGNDDLGAMSSWYVWSNLGMYPETPGTDTLVLGSPVFPTATVHLASGKALTVTAPRASTGTPYVQSLTLNGSAWDKPWVPGSRVLQGANLAFDLGSTPNKAWGSDLSKAPPSDPTGQQDAFVAASPSDVILQPGGTTKATVTVTNLAGRERTVRWTATAQSGVTVSPRSGSITVPAHGSASATATLTAAGDADGRYTVTFAFTSGRTVLPTSSVQVAVAPAGDIWPYYTNAGITDDAHTGAASFDGGGWSYSAQALAAAGVTPGSTVTADGVHYTWPDVPVATPDNIEESGQTIPLKVPAGASTIGLLGSASNAGSSGAGGTVTVHYTDGTSSTFDAFFSDWTLGGGGGTPVPGDTTAVTTAYRNSSGGRDPVKTYVFSVSAPLDAGKTVASITLPQAQGGDAHVFAIGFDTTGASSQAPSTPQHGVAAREVAPTPAHVVPTPTRR encoded by the coding sequence GTGTCCCAGCGTCCAGCACGCGCCCTGCGACCCGCCCTGGCGGTCGTCGGGGCCGTGGCGCTCGCCGCCGTCGGCGGCAGCGCCTCCCTCGCCGCGGCGGCCCCGCCCGGCGCGACGTCGTCCGCGACGGCCACCCCTCACCTGGCCGGCCGCTACTCCGACTACGTCAACCCGATCATCGGCACCTCGGGGTACGTCGACACCTTCCCCGGGCCGGACGTGCCGTTCGGCATGGTGCAGCTCGGCCCCGACACCTCGCCCGACCGGCCCGCCGGTGGGGGGTACGAGTACACCGACAAGGACCTGCGCGGCTTCAGCCTGAGCCACGTCAGCGGCCCCGGGTGCGGTGCGGGCGGCGACCTGCCGATGCTGCCGGTGTCCGGCGACGTCGGCTCCGACCCCGGCTCGCTCGTCCAGCCCTTCAGCCACACCGGCGAGGTGGCCAAGGCGGGCTTCTACCAGGTGACCACCGGCACGGGCGCCGCCGCCGTGACGTCGAGGATGTCGACGACGACCCGCGCGGGGATCTCCCAGTTCGCCTTCCCCTCGGGCGCCGACGGGCATCTCGTCCTCAAGCTCACCGACAGCGCGACCCCCGTCGACGGCACGACCGGTGCCGTGATCGGTGACCGGGAAGTCATTGCCTCGGTGACGACCGGTCACTTCTGCGGGCAGAGCCCCACGGTCGAGGACGACTACACGATCCACGTCGACCTGCGGTTCCAGCAGCCCTTCACGGCGAGCCACGTCACCGGGAAGAGCGCGAACGGCGGCCCGGGCACGATCGTGCTCGACTTCCCCGCGGGCACGACGGTGACGGCCAAGGCGGGTGTCTCCTACACGAGCGACGCCAACGCGGCGCTCAACCTCGCGACCGAGATCCCGGGCTGGAACCTCGCCGCGGTGCGCGAGGCGGCTCGCTCCGCGTGGGACGCCCAGCTCGGGAAGATCGAGGTCGGCGGCGGCACCAAGGACCAGCAGGTGCAGTTCTACACGGCGCTCTACCACGCGCTCCTGCATCCGAACACGTTCTCCGACGTCAACGGGCAGTACCCGGGCTTCGACGGCACGGTCCACACGACCGACCCGGGCCACGTCGAGTACGCGACGTTCTCCGGGTGGGACACCTACCGCAGCCAGGCCCAGCTCGAGGCGGTCGTCGCCCCGCAGCAGATGAGCGACACGGTGCGCTCGATGCTCCACCAGTACGAGCAGATGGGGCAGCTGCCCAAGTGGGCCTTCAACAACGGCGAGAGCTACGTCATGGTCGGCGACCCGGCCGACGGGATCATCGCCGACGCCTACGCCTTCGGCGCCCGCGACTTCGACGTCCAAGAGGCCCTGGCCGCCATGGTCACCGAGGCGACCCAGAAGAACGACGTGCGCCCGGGCCAGCAGGTGAGGGACGTCAAGGGCTACCTGCCCGACGACGGCTCGTACGGCTGCTGCAACTTCTACGGCTCGGCGTCCACGCTGCTCGAGTACGACAGCGCCGACTACGCGATCGCGTCGCTGGCGCGGTCGCTCGGCAACGACTCCGTCTACCAGCGCTTCGCGACCCGCTCGCAGGACTGGCAGAACATCTTCAACCCGGCCACGGGCTACGTGCAGGCCAAGCTGGCCGACGGCACCTGGGCCCCGGGCTTCACGCCCGGCACGAGCACCGGGATGGTCGAGGGCTCGGCGTCGCAGTACACGCCGATGGTCCCGCACAACCTCGCCGCGCTCATCGCCGGCAAGGGCGGCCCGGTGAAGTACGAGTCCTTCCTCGACTCGCTCTTCACCTCGATCGACCACCCGGGGCCGCTCAACGCGGACCTGTCCAACGAGCCCAGCATCGAGATCCCGTGGGAGTACGACTACGTCGGCGCCCCCTGGAAGACCCAGCAGGTCGTGCGGGAGGCGCAGCAGAAGCTCTACTTCAACGCGCCCGTCGGGTCGTTCGGCAACGACGACCTCGGGGCGATGAGCTCCTGGTACGTCTGGTCCAACCTCGGGATGTACCCGGAGACCCCGGGCACCGACACCCTCGTCCTCGGCAGCCCCGTCTTCCCCACCGCCACCGTGCACCTCGCGTCGGGCAAGGCCCTCACCGTCACCGCCCCCAGGGCGAGCACCGGGACGCCGTACGTGCAGTCGCTGACGCTGAACGGCTCCGCGTGGGACAAGCCGTGGGTGCCGGGGTCGCGCGTCCTGCAGGGGGCGAACCTCGCGTTCGACCTCGGCAGCACGCCGAACAAGGCCTGGGGCAGTGACCTGAGCAAGGCCCCGCCGTCGGACCCGACCGGTCAGCAGGACGCGTTCGTGGCCGCCAGCCCGAGCGACGTCATCCTCCAGCCCGGGGGGACGACGAAGGCGACCGTCACCGTGACCAACCTCGCGGGCCGCGAGCGCACGGTGAGGTGGACGGCGACCGCGCAGAGCGGGGTGACGGTCTCGCCCAGGTCCGGCAGCATCACGGTGCCGGCCCACGGGAGCGCGTCCGCCACGGCCACGCTGACCGCGGCCGGTGACGCCGACGGGCGCTACACGGTGACGTTCGCCTTCACCTCCGGGCGCACCGTCCTGCCGACGTCGTCCGTGCAGGTCGCGGTCGCCCCGGCCGGCGACATCTGGCCGTACTACACGAACGCCGGCATCACCGACGACGCGCACACCGGTGCGGCCAGCTTCGACGGGGGCGGCTGGAGCTACTCGGCCCAGGCCCTCGCGGCGGCCGGTGTCACGCCCGGCTCCACGGTGACGGCCGACGGGGTGCACTACACCTGGCCGGACGTCCCGGTCGCGACCCCGGACAACATCGAGGAGTCCGGCCAGACCATCCCGCTGAAGGTGCCCGCGGGCGCGAGCACCATCGGCCTGCTCGGCTCGGCGTCCAACGCCGGTTCGTCCGGGGCGGGCGGGACCGTCACGGTGCACTACACCGACGGGACGTCGTCGACCTTCGACGCGTTCTTCAGCGACTGGACGCTGGGCGGCGGTGGCGGCACCCCGGTGCCGGGTGACACCACGGCGGTGACGACGGCGTACCGCAACTCGTCCGGCGGCCGCGACCCGGTGAAGACCTACGTCTTCTCGGTCAGCGCCCCGCTCGACGCCGGCAAGACGGTCGCGAGCATCACCCTGCCGCAGGCGCAGGGTGGCGACGCGCACGTCTTCGCCATCGGGTTCGACACGACGGGCGCCAGCTCGCAGGCCCCCTCCACCCCGCAGCACGGGGTGGCGGCTCGCGAGGTCGCCCCGACGCCGGCCCACGTCGTCCCCACGCCGACGCGGCGCTGA
- a CDS encoding SAV_915 family protein yields the protein MPTVPTDVDPRVAGGLHVPVNPSRAGVTLRILRTPTGRPTVVAFTTVERLSAVLGEGQASVRLHERALRALAAPLGISTLVVDPVLLRPLPAAASPASPARRAPRQPVDGDRGVAVRSPASAAVRIGG from the coding sequence ATGCCGACCGTCCCCACCGATGTCGACCCCCGAGTCGCCGGAGGGCTGCACGTCCCGGTGAACCCGTCGCGCGCCGGGGTGACCCTGCGCATCCTTCGGACCCCGACCGGCCGGCCGACGGTCGTCGCCTTCACGACCGTGGAGCGGTTGTCCGCCGTCCTCGGTGAGGGCCAGGCATCGGTGCGATTGCACGAGAGGGCGCTGCGGGCTCTCGCCGCGCCGCTCGGCATCAGCACCCTCGTGGTCGACCCGGTCCTGCTGCGCCCTCTTCCGGCAGCGGCGAGCCCCGCGTCGCCAGCGCGGCGGGCGCCTCGCCAACCCGTCGACGGCGACCGGGGTGTCGCCGTACGGAGTCCCGCTTCCGCAGCAGTCCGGATCGGGGGGTGA
- a CDS encoding ABC transporter substrate-binding protein has translation MKTTTTGAVALALASALALSACGSDSSGGDPLSGGGDSASKAPSDTIVVGSANFPESELIMDIYAGALKAKGVKVSTKPNIGSRETYIPALQDGSIDLVPEYTGVLDQYFNKSAKATTSDEVYTELKSSLPSTLEVLDKSAAEDKDGVVVSSDTASKYNLKSIADLAPVAKDLVLGGPPEWKTRETGVPGLKKVYGLEFKEFKSLDAGGPLTVNALKNGQIQAANLFTTDPNIPANNFVVLEDPKSLFAAQNVVPLITKSKSSDTVSSALNAVSAKLDTTTLASLVKEVVIDKKDASAVAQEFLSKNSLG, from the coding sequence ATGAAGACCACGACCACCGGGGCCGTCGCCCTCGCCCTCGCTTCGGCGCTCGCGCTCTCGGCCTGCGGGTCGGACTCGAGCGGCGGCGACCCGCTCTCGGGTGGCGGCGACAGCGCCTCGAAGGCCCCCAGCGACACCATCGTCGTCGGCTCGGCCAACTTCCCCGAGTCCGAGCTGATCATGGACATCTACGCCGGCGCCCTCAAGGCCAAGGGCGTCAAGGTCTCGACCAAGCCCAACATCGGCAGCCGCGAGACCTACATCCCCGCCCTCCAGGACGGCTCGATCGACCTGGTGCCGGAGTACACCGGGGTCCTCGACCAGTACTTCAACAAGAGCGCCAAGGCCACGACCTCGGACGAGGTCTACACCGAGCTCAAGTCGTCGCTGCCGTCGACCCTCGAGGTCCTCGACAAGTCGGCCGCCGAGGACAAGGACGGCGTCGTCGTCAGCTCCGACACGGCGTCGAAGTACAACCTCAAGTCGATCGCCGACCTGGCGCCCGTCGCCAAGGACCTCGTCCTCGGCGGCCCGCCGGAGTGGAAGACCCGCGAGACCGGCGTGCCCGGCCTCAAGAAGGTCTACGGGCTGGAGTTCAAGGAGTTCAAGTCGCTCGACGCCGGCGGTCCCCTCACCGTCAACGCGCTGAAGAACGGCCAGATCCAGGCGGCCAACCTCTTCACGACCGACCCCAACATCCCGGCCAACAACTTCGTCGTCCTCGAGGACCCGAAGTCGCTCTTCGCCGCGCAGAACGTCGTGCCGCTCATCACGAAGTCGAAGAGCTCCGACACCGTCTCCTCGGCGCTCAACGCGGTGTCGGCCAAGCTCGACACCACGACGCTCGCCTCGCTGGTCAAGGAGGTCGTCATCGACAAGAAGGACGCCTCCGCCGTCGCTCAGGAGTTCCTGAGCAAGAACTCGCTGGGCTGA
- a CDS encoding ABC transporter permease has translation MIAGILGWLTDPANRSDIIGQTLAHLRFSVLAVVVAALIAIPLGLWIGHTGRGKIVAVTLTGAARAIPTLGLLFLIVLVIGPHVSGDLAFSLPSEIVLVVLAIPPILSGTYAGIDEVDPAARDAAKGMGMRGWEVLRKVEIPCALPLFLSGLRSAFLQVIATATIAASVGLDGLGRFLIDGQAVRDYDQMASGAVLVALLAIVVDLLLALVQRLVVSPGLSGRAGRGRRGNTRSDDDAGTTDPTTDARTADAAGTSRDRDETLVTTTTASEI, from the coding sequence ATGATCGCGGGCATCCTCGGCTGGCTCACCGACCCGGCGAACCGCTCGGACATCATCGGGCAGACCCTCGCGCACCTGCGCTTCTCCGTCCTCGCCGTGGTCGTGGCTGCCTTGATCGCCATCCCGCTCGGGCTGTGGATCGGGCACACCGGCCGGGGCAAGATCGTCGCCGTCACCCTCACCGGGGCGGCGCGGGCCATCCCCACGCTCGGCCTGCTCTTCCTCATCGTGCTCGTCATCGGACCGCACGTGAGCGGCGACCTCGCCTTCTCGCTGCCGAGCGAGATCGTCCTCGTCGTCCTCGCGATCCCGCCGATCCTGTCGGGCACCTACGCGGGGATCGACGAGGTCGACCCGGCCGCCCGCGACGCCGCCAAGGGCATGGGGATGCGCGGGTGGGAGGTGCTGCGCAAGGTCGAGATCCCCTGCGCCCTGCCGCTCTTCCTGTCCGGGCTGCGCTCCGCCTTCCTCCAGGTCATCGCGACCGCGACCATCGCCGCCTCCGTCGGGCTGGACGGCCTCGGCCGCTTCCTCATCGACGGGCAGGCGGTGCGCGACTACGACCAGATGGCCTCCGGCGCCGTCCTCGTCGCGCTGCTCGCCATCGTCGTCGACCTCCTGCTCGCCCTCGTCCAGCGCCTTGTCGTCTCCCCCGGCCTCAGCGGCCGGGCCGGCCGCGGTCGCCGCGGGAACACCCGCAGCGACGACGACGCTGGCACCACCGACCCCACCACCGACGCCCGCACCGCCGACGCCGCCGGTACGTCGCGCGACCGCGACGAGACGCTCGTCACCACCACCACCGCATCGGAGATCTGA
- a CDS encoding ABC transporter permease has translation MTYLADHWGNILTLAGRHLYLSLLPLLIGLVLSLPIGWLARRYTALYTPVVIGTGLLYTLPSLAVFILLPGIIGTKILDPVNVLVAMTIYTVALLARTVADGLGAVPEEVRLSATAMGYRGLSRLVRVELPLAVPVIAAGLRVAVVSNVSIVSVAALIGVPQLGSLFTDGFNRNFLDPIVIGVVACVVLALVLDLAVVLLSRLLTPWLRAGRPA, from the coding sequence GTGACCTACCTCGCCGACCACTGGGGAAACATCCTCACCCTGGCCGGGCGGCACCTCTACCTCTCGCTGCTGCCGCTGCTCATCGGGCTCGTGCTGTCGCTGCCGATCGGCTGGCTCGCCCGGCGCTACACCGCCCTCTACACGCCCGTCGTCATCGGCACCGGCCTGCTGTACACGCTGCCGTCGCTGGCCGTCTTCATCCTGCTGCCCGGCATCATCGGCACGAAGATCCTCGACCCGGTCAACGTGCTCGTCGCCATGACGATCTACACGGTGGCGCTGCTCGCGCGCACCGTCGCCGACGGCCTCGGCGCGGTGCCCGAGGAGGTGCGGCTGTCGGCCACCGCCATGGGCTACCGCGGGCTGTCGCGGCTGGTGCGCGTCGAGCTGCCGCTGGCCGTGCCGGTCATCGCCGCCGGCCTGCGCGTCGCCGTCGTGAGCAACGTCAGCATCGTCAGCGTCGCCGCCCTCATCGGCGTGCCCCAGCTGGGCTCGCTCTTCACGGACGGGTTCAACCGCAACTTCCTCGACCCCATCGTCATCGGCGTCGTCGCGTGCGTGGTCCTCGCGCTCGTGCTCGACCTCGCGGTCGTGCTGCTGTCGCGGCTGCTCACCCCGTGGCTGCGGGCGGGGAGGCCGGCATGA
- a CDS encoding ABC transporter ATP-binding protein, producing MIEFDSVTKAYPDGTVAVGDLSLTAPSGRITVLVGPSGCGKTTSLRMINRMIDLTSGRILVDGQDTATTDPATLRRGIGYVIQHAGLFPHRTIVDNISTVPLLLGWDREKARARSMELMERVGLDTSMAKRYPTQLSGGQQQRVGVARALAADPPVMLMDEPFSAVDPVVREQLQDEFLRLQGELGKTIVFVTHDIDEAIKLGDQVAVLRVGGKLAQLAPPAELLAQPADDFVADFVGRDRGYRSLGFRRGELPVSPEPTVPLGASVEQVRGVGAPWVLVVDEDRRPQGWVEPSGVEGSVRRERLHRGGTVASVDGSLRAALDAALSSPAGRGVVVDGDGRLLGTVLPREVLALIEAESGHGDGRAAGVEPAQDVR from the coding sequence ATGATCGAGTTCGACTCCGTGACCAAGGCCTACCCCGACGGCACGGTCGCCGTGGGGGACCTGTCGCTCACGGCCCCCTCGGGGAGGATCACGGTCCTCGTCGGGCCGTCCGGCTGCGGCAAGACGACGTCGCTGCGGATGATCAACCGGATGATCGACCTGACGTCGGGCCGGATCCTCGTCGACGGCCAGGACACCGCGACGACCGACCCGGCCACGCTGCGCCGCGGCATCGGCTACGTCATCCAGCACGCGGGGCTCTTCCCGCACCGCACCATCGTCGACAACATCTCGACCGTGCCGCTGCTGCTCGGGTGGGACCGCGAGAAGGCGCGTGCCCGCTCGATGGAGCTGATGGAGCGGGTCGGGCTCGACACCTCGATGGCCAAGCGCTACCCGACCCAGCTGTCCGGTGGCCAGCAGCAGCGCGTCGGCGTCGCCCGGGCGCTCGCCGCCGACCCGCCGGTCATGCTCATGGACGAGCCGTTCAGCGCGGTCGACCCGGTCGTGCGCGAGCAGCTGCAGGACGAGTTCCTGCGCCTGCAGGGCGAGCTCGGCAAGACCATCGTCTTCGTCACGCACGACATCGACGAGGCCATCAAGCTCGGCGACCAGGTCGCGGTGCTGCGGGTGGGCGGCAAGCTCGCCCAGCTGGCGCCGCCGGCCGAGCTGCTCGCCCAGCCGGCCGACGACTTCGTCGCCGACTTCGTGGGCCGCGACCGCGGGTACCGCTCGCTCGGCTTCCGCCGGGGTGAGCTGCCCGTGTCGCCCGAGCCGACGGTGCCCCTCGGGGCCTCGGTCGAGCAGGTCCGCGGCGTCGGCGCGCCGTGGGTGCTCGTCGTCGACGAGGACCGCCGCCCGCAGGGGTGGGTCGAGCCGAGCGGGGTCGAGGGCTCCGTACGGCGTGAGCGGCTGCACCGGGGCGGCACCGTCGCCTCCGTCGACGGCTCGCTGCGAGCCGCGCTCGACGCCGCCCTGTCCTCACCGGCCGGTCGCGGCGTCGTCGTCGACGGCGACGGGCGGCTGCTCGGCACCGTGCTGCCGCGCGAGGTCCTCGCGCTCATCGAGGCGGAGTCCGGGCACGGCGACGGTCGCGCTGCGGGGGTCGAGCCGGCCCAGGACGTCCGGTGA
- a CDS encoding alpha/beta hydrolase, which produces MTLRTTGTGSDQRSDLHWDLRWDATPATPRAVVLVLHGGQENSTAANSWWRVPVWWLAPFAWTARRAGRDLAVARLRYGVRGWNGTQASPLADTREALDAVAARYPGVPVALVGHSMGGRVALRLLGDERVRLVVGLAPWVESADVSAHRYDAHPGARLLVLHGLTDRTTSPSASRRVVEAMTAAGGDASYVGLERDGHPLAMRRRTLDRLLVAELRHTLRGVPLEDQRLDVAERRALEPGALARL; this is translated from the coding sequence GTGACCCTGCGGACCACCGGCACCGGCTCCGACCAGCGCTCCGACCTGCACTGGGACCTGCGCTGGGACGCCACCCCCGCCACCCCGCGGGCCGTCGTCCTCGTCCTGCACGGCGGCCAGGAGAACAGCACGGCCGCCAACTCGTGGTGGCGGGTGCCGGTGTGGTGGCTGGCCCCGTTCGCCTGGACCGCGCGCCGGGCCGGCCGCGACCTCGCCGTCGCCCGGCTGCGCTACGGGGTGCGCGGGTGGAACGGCACGCAGGCCAGCCCGCTCGCCGACACCCGCGAGGCCCTCGACGCGGTCGCCGCGCGCTACCCCGGCGTCCCCGTCGCGCTCGTCGGTCACTCGATGGGCGGTCGGGTCGCCCTGCGGCTGCTGGGTGACGAGCGGGTCCGCCTCGTCGTCGGCCTCGCTCCCTGGGTCGAGTCCGCGGACGTCTCCGCCCACCGGTACGACGCCCACCCGGGGGCGCGGCTGCTCGTCCTGCACGGGCTCACCGACCGCACGACCTCGCCCTCGGCGAGCCGGCGGGTGGTCGAGGCGATGACGGCGGCCGGGGGCGACGCGTCGTACGTCGGCCTCGAGCGCGACGGGCACCCGCTCGCGATGCGCCGTCGCACGCTCGACCGGCTCCTCGTCGCCGAGCTGCGGCACACGCTGCGCGGGGTGCCGCTGGAGGACCAGCGGCTCGACGTCGCCGAGCGGCGGGCGCTGGAGCCCGGCGCCCTCGCCCGCCTGTGA
- a CDS encoding histidine kinase — protein MTTTPEHDAPPAPTAPLAVTRPLEVGSPRAAVPTWVTVSRPGRRLDTRAAPTPRRTLLQLIGAVVLVLAVVVVLGSLAAARLAEREAVNDAAHTTDLIAEAVVQPALTDALASGDPTAVKAFDVLVRKHVLGDDVKRVKLWSPGGTVVYADEPRLVGRTFPLDAEQQEVFEHPTTRAEISDLSAQENQFETGGRLLEVYRPVWTSSGRPLLFEIYAPYGPVEDRATQLSRGFLGVFLSALLLLVVLLAPVVLGLARRLSLAARQRERLLEHAVEASGDERRRIAGTLHDGPVQELVATSYAVSGAAERARHEGQGALAHELDGLAGTVRGTIRALRTLLVDIYPPSLAQAGLAAALADLAQVVGRRGVQVRLDVDEQAAGALSDAQQRLIHRVAQECLRNVATHAAPCTATVSLSRDHGRTVLDVVDDGPGFDTGLVSDPRDGHYGLRVLADLAGDAGADLEVASAPGSGTHWRLALPETEATR, from the coding sequence GTGACCACCACCCCGGAGCACGACGCGCCCCCCGCACCGACGGCACCCCTCGCGGTGACCCGGCCCCTCGAGGTCGGCTCACCGCGGGCGGCCGTGCCCACGTGGGTCACCGTGTCGCGCCCCGGGCGCCGCCTCGACACCCGCGCCGCCCCGACACCGCGACGCACGCTGCTGCAGCTGATCGGGGCGGTCGTCCTCGTCCTCGCGGTCGTCGTCGTGCTCGGCAGCCTCGCCGCGGCCCGGCTCGCCGAGCGCGAGGCGGTCAACGACGCCGCGCACACGACCGACCTCATCGCCGAGGCCGTGGTCCAGCCCGCCCTCACCGACGCGCTCGCCTCGGGCGACCCGACGGCGGTCAAGGCCTTCGACGTGCTCGTGCGCAAGCACGTCCTCGGGGACGACGTCAAGCGCGTCAAGCTCTGGAGCCCCGGCGGCACGGTCGTCTACGCGGACGAGCCGCGCCTGGTGGGCCGCACGTTCCCGCTCGACGCCGAGCAGCAGGAGGTGTTCGAGCACCCGACCACCCGCGCCGAGATCAGCGACCTGTCGGCGCAGGAGAACCAGTTCGAGACCGGCGGCCGCCTGCTCGAGGTCTACCGCCCGGTGTGGACGTCCAGCGGACGTCCCCTGCTCTTCGAGATCTACGCGCCCTACGGGCCCGTGGAGGACCGCGCCACCCAGCTGAGCCGCGGCTTCCTCGGCGTCTTCCTCAGCGCGCTGCTGCTGCTCGTCGTCCTCCTCGCCCCCGTCGTCCTCGGCCTCGCGCGCCGGCTGTCGCTCGCGGCCCGACAGCGCGAGCGGCTGCTCGAGCACGCCGTCGAGGCGTCCGGCGACGAGCGACGACGGATCGCGGGGACGCTGCACGACGGGCCGGTGCAGGAGCTCGTCGCGACGTCCTACGCCGTCTCGGGCGCCGCCGAGCGCGCCCGCCACGAGGGACAGGGCGCTCTGGCCCACGAGCTCGACGGCCTGGCCGGCACGGTGCGCGGGACGATCCGCGCCCTGCGCACGCTGCTCGTCGACATCTACCCGCCGAGCCTGGCCCAGGCCGGGCTGGCGGCCGCGCTCGCCGACCTCGCCCAGGTCGTCGGTCGCCGGGGCGTGCAGGTCCGGCTCGACGTCGACGAGCAGGCGGCCGGTGCGCTGTCGGACGCGCAGCAGCGGCTCATCCACCGGGTGGCCCAGGAGTGCCTGCGCAACGTCGCGACCCACGCCGCCCCGTGCACGGCGACGGTGTCGCTCTCGCGCGACCACGGCCGGACCGTCCTCGACGTCGTCGACGACGGGCCCGGCTTCGACACCGGCCTGGTCAGCGACCCGCGCGACGGCCACTACGGCCTGCGGGTGCTCGCCGACCTCGCCGGCGACGCCGGCGCCGACCTCGAGGTCGCGTCCGCGCCCGGCTCGGGGACCCACTGGCGGCTGGCGCTGCCCGAGACGGAGGCCACCCGATGA
- a CDS encoding response regulator, with protein MSDSPTTVVLVDDHPMVRAGLATLVDAAPDLQVVGQAGDGREALDVVATARPDVVLMDLSMPVMDGVEATRSVLAQSPDTHVVVLTSFSDRARVGEALAAGAIGYLLKDTEPAELLAAVRSAAAGHVPLDPRIAGVLLPSVGAPKPGDGLSAREREVLDLVAEGMANKQIGRRLGISERTVKAHLGRVFREIGVVDRTSAALWAREHL; from the coding sequence ATGAGCGACTCCCCCACGACCGTCGTCCTCGTCGACGACCACCCGATGGTGCGGGCGGGCCTGGCCACCCTCGTCGACGCGGCCCCGGACCTGCAGGTCGTCGGCCAGGCGGGCGACGGGCGCGAGGCGCTCGACGTCGTCGCGACGGCCCGGCCCGACGTCGTCCTCATGGACCTCTCGATGCCGGTGATGGACGGTGTCGAGGCGACCCGCTCGGTGCTGGCCCAGTCCCCCGACACCCACGTCGTCGTGCTCACCTCGTTCTCCGACCGCGCCCGGGTCGGCGAGGCCCTCGCCGCCGGCGCGATCGGCTACCTGCTCAAGGACACCGAGCCCGCCGAGCTGCTCGCCGCCGTGCGCTCGGCGGCCGCCGGGCACGTGCCGCTCGACCCGCGCATCGCCGGGGTGCTGCTGCCGTCGGTGGGGGCGCCGAAGCCGGGCGACGGCCTCTCGGCCCGGGAGCGGGAGGTCCTCGACCTCGTCGCCGAGGGCATGGCCAACAAGCAGATCGGCCGCCGGCTCGGCATCAGCGAGCGCACGGTCAAGGCGCACCTCGGCCGGGTGTTCCGCGAGATCGGCGTCGTCGACCGCACCAGCGCGGCCCTGTGGGCGCGCGAGCACCTCTGA
- a CDS encoding SDR family NAD(P)-dependent oxidoreductase: protein MDLGLEGKVALVVGGAGLVGSAVARALHAEGATVVLAGRTAATLEEQAGAIGDGVTTQVLDSTDDASVSAGVAAVVERHGRVDVLVNCAAPSARTLDPDKQADPEQVTWAFQTKAMGYLRCANAVLPAMVEAGWGRVVHVSGQNAYLTTNITGAVRNGAVGILGKALADQVAGSGVTVNVVHPGIVTPDAVAEVEVGAGGQSTPEQVAAVVTFLCSQAAAAVSGESVSVGHRVRGVSAY, encoded by the coding sequence ATGGACCTGGGACTGGAGGGCAAGGTCGCGCTGGTCGTCGGCGGCGCGGGACTCGTGGGCAGCGCGGTCGCGCGGGCCCTGCACGCGGAGGGCGCGACCGTGGTCCTCGCCGGGCGCACCGCGGCGACGCTCGAGGAGCAGGCGGGCGCGATCGGCGACGGCGTGACGACGCAGGTGCTCGACTCGACCGACGACGCATCGGTCAGTGCCGGCGTGGCGGCGGTCGTCGAGCGGCACGGCCGCGTCGACGTCCTGGTCAACTGCGCCGCGCCGTCCGCGCGGACCCTCGACCCGGACAAGCAGGCCGACCCCGAGCAGGTGACGTGGGCCTTCCAGACCAAGGCGATGGGCTACCTGCGCTGCGCCAACGCCGTCCTCCCCGCCATGGTCGAGGCCGGCTGGGGACGGGTCGTGCACGTCAGCGGGCAGAACGCCTACCTCACGACGAACATCACCGGCGCGGTCCGAAACGGCGCCGTCGGCATCCTCGGCAAGGCGCTCGCCGACCAGGTCGCCGGGTCCGGGGTGACGGTCAACGTCGTCCACCCGGGGATCGTCACGCCCGACGCGGTCGCCGAGGTCGAGGTCGGCGCGGGTGGCCAGTCGACGCCCGAGCAGGTCGCCGCCGTCGTGACGTTCCTCTGCTCGCAGGCCGCGGCCGCGGTGTCCGGCGAGAGCGTCTCGGTCGGCCACCGGGTGCGCGGGGTCAGCGCCTACTGA